The sequence GATGCCATATAATCAGGAGCTTCAGCCATTTTGCCAGTTAATACGCCGTAAAATCCTTCATAAATAATGATAAGACCTTGGCCACCACTATCAACAACACCAACTTCTTTTAAAACTGGAAGTAAATCTGGTGTTTTTTCTAATGCGACTTTCCCTTGTTTTAAAATGGCTTCCATTACTAATTCGATATCTTGATGTTCACTTGCTGCTGCAACTCCCGCTTTTGCGGCTTCACGAGCTACAGTGAGAATTGTTCCTTCCACGGGTTTCATCACGGCTTTATAGGCAGTTTCCACCCCTTTAACGAAAGCACCAGCAAATTCTTCCGCGTTTAACGTTTCTTTATTTTCAATTGCTTTAGAAAAACCTCGGAAAAGTTGGGATAAAATAACACCTGAGTTCCCGCGGGCACCCATTAGTAAACCTTTTGCCAAGTTGGCCCCAACGGCACTAATTGTGTCTTTGTCATTTTTCGCAACTTCTTCTGCTCCACTTGTCATCGATAGATTCATATTCGTTCCCGTGTCACCATCTGGAACCGGGAAGACATTCAATGAATCTACAAAATCAGCATTTTTTGCTAAATTCTCTGCTCCAAGTGCTATCATTGCTGCAAATTTCTCTGAGTCTAACTGATATATACTCACTTACATAATCCTCCTTATGATTCCTTGATTACTCGGACACCTTGAACATAAATATTCACTGATTCCACTGTAATACCGAGTGTTTTTTCTAGTGTGTATTTGACACGTTCTTGAACGTTATGCGCAACTTCGGAAATTTTTGTTCCAAAGCTAACAATGATATACATGTCAATATGTATACCTTCTTCTTCTTGTCTCACGATTACGCCTTTAGTATAATTTTCTCTTCTTAAAATATCTGTCAAACCATCACGGATTTGATGTCTACTTGCCATTCCTACAATGCCAAAATTTTCTTCGGCAGCTCCACCAGCGATTGTTGCAATAACATCACTAGTAATGTCAATTTTGCCTAGCTTTGTGTCGATTTCAATTGCCATTCTATATTCCTCCCTACGGATTATATTCTCGTTCGATTATTTTTTAGTATTGATTTTTATTTGATTATAAAGTCGTCCCTACCTATTTTACTATAATCATGGTCCTTTGGAAAGCATATCCTCCATTTGGGTGATTAAACCTACTTTTATGCTGTCAAGTAAAAATTCTTTGCACTATTTTCGCATATCCTCTTGCAAAGTATACTTGTTTATGATAAATTATTCTAGTGTATGAAAAACAAATGGATAGGTTATTCTAAATAAATTATCCGAAGAGCTCTGTAAGGAGGGGTAAACTATGGCTAAAGAATGTGTTATTACAGGCCGCAAATCACGTTCCGGTAACAAACGTTCCCACGCAATGAACTCCAGCAAACGTACTTGGAAAGCAAACTTGCAAAAAGTACGGATTCTGGTTAACGGCAAACCTAAAAAAGTTTGGGTATCTGCTCGTGCGCTTAAATCTGGTAAAGTGGAACGCGTTTAATTGAAGGAGAAATCAAGTGCAGCGACAATTATGTCGGTGCATTTTTTCTTTGTCTTAAAATAAAAAAATACAGGCCGCGTGCACCTGTATTTCTTGTTAATCATTACTTTGTGTTAATAAAATCATTCCGCTTTTAAAGGAAAATTCACCTTTTTTCTCCACAAACTCATTGCTTGAAAGTGCTGAACCTACTGGATAAGTGGCATTTTCGAGTGGATAAGCGAATCCTTTTAGCGTCAGTCCTGTAACGTCTTTCATCGTTGTAAATGCGACATATTTCTTATCAGGTAGTTTTTCAATGGTATAGCTACCTGGTGTGTACATTTTGATGTAGTTATAGCGGTCAATCATTTCTACTACCGGTACAGCGTTTAAAAATCGTGGTTTGGTCAACATCATTAGATTCGCAAGTAGATGGTCTAAGCGGCCTCCTGTTGCACCAAAAATGCGTATCTTATCTGGATTTTGCTCCATCGCCCAACTTAATCCAATTTCCGTATCTGTTTCATCTTTTTCTGCAGGAAATTCGCGTACATCTGCTACTTTGGTTTTCAAATGAGCCAGTTCTTCTTTAGAGAGTGAATCAAAATCTCCCATCGCAACGGTCGGTATAATTCCGTAGTCTAACAAACGTTTTGCTCCACGGTCCACGCCAATCCAACTAATCTCTGCGCTCGTATATTGTCTTAAATCAGGAATTTCGGACGCAGGTCCACCAACCATAATGTTAATTATTTTCATACTTGAGTCCCCTTCTCCCCTAACAAATAAGGCTGGAACTGAGGTCCCAGCCCTATTATTAGTTTACTCGCCTACAATGGCACGTAATTTATCAATTGGTGTTTGACGATTTTTATTTCCATAAATGTAACTACCAGCTACAAAAACATTTGCGCCAGCATCACGGCATAATTTCGCTGTTTCATGATCCACGCCGCCATCTACTTCAATTTCGATATCTAAGCCTTTTTCATCCACTATTTTCTTGAAAGCACTAATTTTCTCTAGTACTTCTGGGATGAATTTTTGTCCGCCAAAACCAGGATTTACTGTCATAAATAGAACCATATCCAGTTCATTTAAAACGTGTTGCAAAACATCAATTGGTGTCGCTGGATTAAGCACTGCGCCAGCTTTCACACCGTAAGAACGGATTAATTGTAATGTGCGATGAAGATGCGTACAAGCTTCAACATGCACCGTGATGTAGTCTGCACCCGCTTTTGCAAATTCTGGAATGTATGTATCCGGGTTTTCAATCATTAAATGAACATCAAGTGGTAGTTTTGTTTCTGGGCGAATGGCTTGAACAACAGCAGGACCAAATGTAATATTTGGAACGAAATGTCCGTCCATAACATCAATATGAATGTAGTCTGCACCGCAATTTTCTACTTCTTTAATATCTCTTGCAAGATTTGCAAAGTCTGCACTTAAAATCGAAGGAGCTATTTTTCCCATTCTTAATACCTCGGCTTTCTGTTTTTTAATTCTTGTAAAATTTGGATATAGTGTTTGTAACGGAATTCTGCTATTTCATTTGCTTCCACAGCTGTTTTCACTGCACAATTAGGTTCGTTTTCGTGCATACAACCACGGAATTTACAACCGCTACGACGATCTTCCATTTCAGGAAAGCAAAATTGTAATGTTTCAGGTTGCAAGTCATCCCATTCAATGGAACTAAAACCTGGCGTATCCGCGACAAAACCATCCCCAATTGGCATTAGTTCAACATGTCTTGTTGTATGTTTTCCGCGACCAAGTGAGTTCGAAATTTCTGCTGTTTTTAAAGTTAAATCACTATTTAAGCTATTTAGGAGAGTCGACTTCCCTACACCGGATTGCCCAGCGATAACTGCAGTTTTCCCACTAATATAGTCTTTAATGGCTTCTTTATCAGGTTCATCATTGGTAACAAAAACATCATAACCAATCGCTTCATATATGTCTTTGTAAACAGCAATCTGCTCTTTTTCAGATTCTGATGCCAAGTCCATTTTACTAATGCAAATAACTGGCTTGATATCTTCCTTCTCAATAGCTACTAAAAAACGATCCGCAAGATTCGTGGAAAAATCTGGTTCTACTGCTGAAAACACCAAAATCGCAATATCAATGTTTGCCACGGGAGGCCGCACAAGAGCATTCTCCCGGGACATTACATCTAAAATGTAACCATCTGTTTTATTTTCTATTTGAAATTCGACATCATCGCCTACAAGCGGAGAGATATTTCGTTTTCTAAAATTCCCTCGTGCTCGACATTGATATACTTTTCCTTCTGAAAATACATAGTAAAATCCGCTCAACGCTTTGATAATTTGTCCTTCCAGCACATTTCCTCCGTTCTATTTTTAATTTGGATAAGGGACTGTACCTTCATCGATTACTTTATCATCACTGATAATTTTGTAGCCTGCGCTAGAACCTTCTTCAATTTGGAAAGTTATTTCTACCGAGGTATTTTGTGTAATGCTCATTTCTCGGTAAGCGCTCGTCATGCTATGGTCTTTATCTTGAATGTAAATTTGTATTTTCTGTGGTTGTGGGTTGTCTTCATCACTTGGTGTATATGGGATGTTAAATGTTTTTGTTACTTCTTTGACTTGTTTTTCTTTTGGTCCCGCAGAAATGACAATCTCAATCGTATCTCCAGCGTTCATTGCCGTTCCAGCAGATGGAGACTGCGAAATAACTTGTCCTTTTTCAACGGTGCTTGAGTTTTCTTCTTTACTTGAAACTTTAAGTCCAAGCGGTGAAGCGTAGTCTTCTACTGCCGTTTTAGTGTAACCGCGTAAATCTTTCAGTGTAATTGGTTCTGCACCTTTACTTACGACGAATTTCACATCGGTTGATTTAGCAACTACTTCTGTTCCTTGGGTTGGTGTTTGGCTAATAATCATACCTTTTCCAACTTCTGAGCTATAGGCTTCCTCTGAAGAAATATTCTTAAATCCTTGCTGTTCGAGGATTGCTTTTGTATCTGTGTAACTTCTTCCCGTGTAGTCGTCCATCGTTATTTTTTTCGAACCAATACTTACGAATAAATTAATTTTTGTTCCTTTTTCTTTCATTTCACCGGCTTCAGGGTCAGTATTAATTACTTTTCCTTCTGCTATTTCATCGCTATTTTTTTCTGCGGTCTTGCCAATGACAAAGCCTTCTTTTTGAAGTAGTGCTACTGCTTGGTCTTCTGTTTTACCAGAAACATCCGGCACAGCAACCTCATCAGGACTCTTACCTAGGAGCCACAGTAATAAAATACCAATGATAAAAATGGCAATAACGGAAAAAACGATTAATGTAATTTTCTTTTTCTTGCTCATTTTTTTCTTTTTCTTGCCTTTTTTCTCTTCAGGAACTGCTTCAGCTGCTGCTACTTTTCCTTCTGGGACAATGGTTTTATCAAGGTTTTGCATCGTGTCTTTGGTTGCGATGATTGGAATTGCTTTCGTATCGCCATCATCTGTTGGGAAAACATATTTAGGTTCGTTTAAACGGTCTTTATTTAAACAAGTTTGCAAGTCTTTTTCCATTTCTTCTGCGTTTTGATAGCGTAAGAATGGATCTTTAGCCGTTGCTTTAATAATAATATTTTCTAAGCTTTGTGGAATTTCTGGATTTTGTTCTCTCGCGGATGGGATGTCTGCTTGCAGATGCTTAATAGCTATAGAAACTGCGGACTCCCCGTCAAAAGGTACTTTTCCAGTTAATAGTTCGTATAACACAATGCCAAGTGAATAGATATCTGATTTTTGCGTTGCCATTCCACCGCGTGCTTGTTCTGGGGATAAGTAATGCACCGAACCTAGTAAAGAATTCGTTTGTGTAATAGATGTTTCTGAAAGTGCCATTGCAATACCAAAATCTGTAATCTTCACGACGCCATCATGATCAATTAAAATATTTTGTGGTTTTAAATCACGGTGGATAATGTGATGTTGATGGGCGATTGCTACCGCAGAAACGATTTGCAGCATAATATCTACTGCTTTTTCATAACTGATTGGATGATTTTCGTGAATGTACTGTTTTAAATCCATCCCATCTACATGTTCCATTACAATATAGTGTAAATCATTTTCTTCGCCAACATCGTACACACTAACAATATTAGGGTGAACGAGACTCGTTGCTGATTGAGCTTCTCGTTGGAACCGACGAATAAGATTGCTTTCATCTGCCAAATCGATTCGTAAAATTTTCACTGCAACATCTCTATCAAGAATAATATCATGCGCCAAGTACACATTGGCCATTCCGCCGCCACCTATTGCATGTAAAATCTTATATCGATCACTTAATCGCTTACCAATCATCATGAAGCGTCCCTCCCTTTCTGCGTCAGATCTCGTTCGACTAACAGCACAGTAATATTATCTTCTCCCCCATAAGAATTAGCTTTTGTAATAAATACATCTGCTTTTTCCGAAAGAGTTCGTTTGCTTTTTAAAATTTCTTCCATTTCTGTTTCTGGAACCATATTCGTTAAACCGTCGGAACAAAGTAGTAACGTATCGCTCGTTTGGAAAGGGACAACAAAGGTGTCTACTTCCACTTTTCCTTCTACCCCGAGTGCGCGTAAAAGAATATTTTTGCGAGGATGGTTCATGGCATCTTCTTTGCTAATTTCACCTGTTCGAAGGAGTTCATGCACAAGTGAATGATCTTCGGTTAGTTGACGTAAAACGTGATTTTGAAGTAAATAACCACGGCTATCTCCTACGTTGGCGATAACTACTTGTGACTGTGCCATAATAGCAGCAACAAGGGTTGTTCCCATACCATTTAGATCCATTTCACTTTCCGCATAAAGGGCAATTTCTTTATTGACTTCTTGGATAGTTTTTCGTAACCAAGTTTCAATTTCTTCTGCGGTCAAAAGTGCGGTCGTTTTTTTCCATGCGTCGCTTAGTAAACGAACAGCCATTTCGCTCGCCACGTCTCCTGCGCGGTGACCACCCATGCCGTCTGCAACAATGACAATTGGCTGGTTATCTTTATTTTCAAAAACGCCGCCGTTGTCTTCATTATGATGTCTTATTCTGCCTCTATCTGTTCTAAATTCTGCATGCATTTAAAAGCACCTCACTATTTTTCAGGACTTCACTTTTCTAAGGCTAGAAACGAAGAAACCATCGCTTCCAATATCTGTTGGTAAAAGTTGAATAAAATCGTCCTTCTTGATTTGTGCCAATTTTTCGGGAAGAACTACTGGTTCAAGTGCGAATTCCGGATGTTTTTCTAGGAAAGCACGAAGAACCGTTTCATTTTCTTCCTTGTCAATGGTACAAGTACTATAAACTAATATACCATTTTCTTTTACTAATTGGCTAACGTCATCTAAAATGGCTAATTGAATTTCTGCTAATTTGTGGATATCTTTTTCTGTTTTTGCGTATTTAATGTCTGGTTTTCTGCGAAGAACGCCAAAGCCGGAGCACGGAGCATCCACTAAAATACGGTCAAATGTTTCTGGTTCAAACATAGTACTTGCGGTTCTTGC comes from Listeria monocytogenes and encodes:
- a CDS encoding Asp23/Gls24 family envelope stress response protein — encoded protein: MAIEIDTKLGKIDITSDVIATIAGGAAEENFGIVGMASRHQIRDGLTDILRRENYTKGVIVRQEEEGIHIDMYIIVSFGTKISEVAHNVQERVKYTLEKTLGITVESVNIYVQGVRVIKES
- the rpmB gene encoding 50S ribosomal protein L28 — translated: MAKECVITGRKSRSGNKRSHAMNSSKRTWKANLQKVRILVNGKPKKVWVSARALKSGKVERV
- a CDS encoding thiamine diphosphokinase, whose protein sequence is MKIINIMVGGPASEIPDLRQYTSAEISWIGVDRGAKRLLDYGIIPTVAMGDFDSLSKEELAHLKTKVADVREFPAEKDETDTEIGLSWAMEQNPDKIRIFGATGGRLDHLLANLMMLTKPRFLNAVPVVEMIDRYNYIKMYTPGSYTIEKLPDKKYVAFTTMKDVTGLTLKGFAYPLENATYPVGSALSSNEFVEKKGEFSFKSGMILLTQSND
- the rpe gene encoding ribulose-phosphate 3-epimerase, whose translation is MGKIAPSILSADFANLARDIKEVENCGADYIHIDVMDGHFVPNITFGPAVVQAIRPETKLPLDVHLMIENPDTYIPEFAKAGADYITVHVEACTHLHRTLQLIRSYGVKAGAVLNPATPIDVLQHVLNELDMVLFMTVNPGFGGQKFIPEVLEKISAFKKIVDEKGLDIEIEVDGGVDHETAKLCRDAGANVFVAGSYIYGNKNRQTPIDKLRAIVGE
- the rsgA gene encoding ribosome small subunit-dependent GTPase A produces the protein MLEGQIIKALSGFYYVFSEGKVYQCRARGNFRKRNISPLVGDDVEFQIENKTDGYILDVMSRENALVRPPVANIDIAILVFSAVEPDFSTNLADRFLVAIEKEDIKPVICISKMDLASESEKEQIAVYKDIYEAIGYDVFVTNDEPDKEAIKDYISGKTAVIAGQSGVGKSTLLNSLNSDLTLKTAEISNSLGRGKHTTRHVELMPIGDGFVADTPGFSSIEWDDLQPETLQFCFPEMEDRRSGCKFRGCMHENEPNCAVKTAVEANEIAEFRYKHYIQILQELKNRKPRY
- the pknB gene encoding Stk1 family PASTA domain-containing Ser/Thr kinase produces the protein MMIGKRLSDRYKILHAIGGGGMANVYLAHDIILDRDVAVKILRIDLADESNLIRRFQREAQSATSLVHPNIVSVYDVGEENDLHYIVMEHVDGMDLKQYIHENHPISYEKAVDIMLQIVSAVAIAHQHHIIHRDLKPQNILIDHDGVVKITDFGIAMALSETSITQTNSLLGSVHYLSPEQARGGMATQKSDIYSLGIVLYELLTGKVPFDGESAVSIAIKHLQADIPSAREQNPEIPQSLENIIIKATAKDPFLRYQNAEEMEKDLQTCLNKDRLNEPKYVFPTDDGDTKAIPIIATKDTMQNLDKTIVPEGKVAAAEAVPEEKKGKKKKKMSKKKKITLIVFSVIAIFIIGILLLWLLGKSPDEVAVPDVSGKTEDQAVALLQKEGFVIGKTAEKNSDEIAEGKVINTDPEAGEMKEKGTKINLFVSIGSKKITMDDYTGRSYTDTKAILEQQGFKNISSEEAYSSEVGKGMIISQTPTQGTEVVAKSTDVKFVVSKGAEPITLKDLRGYTKTAVEDYASPLGLKVSSKEENSSTVEKGQVISQSPSAGTAMNAGDTIEIVISAGPKEKQVKEVTKTFNIPYTPSDEDNPQPQKIQIYIQDKDHSMTSAYREMSITQNTSVEITFQIEEGSSAGYKIISDDKVIDEGTVPYPN
- a CDS encoding Stp1/IreP family PP2C-type Ser/Thr phosphatase; this encodes MHAEFRTDRGRIRHHNEDNGGVFENKDNQPIVIVADGMGGHRAGDVASEMAVRLLSDAWKKTTALLTAEEIETWLRKTIQEVNKEIALYAESEMDLNGMGTTLVAAIMAQSQVVIANVGDSRGYLLQNHVLRQLTEDHSLVHELLRTGEISKEDAMNHPRKNILLRALGVEGKVEVDTFVVPFQTSDTLLLCSDGLTNMVPETEMEEILKSKRTLSEKADVFITKANSYGGEDNITVLLVERDLTQKGRDAS